One window of Gloeothece citriformis PCC 7424 genomic DNA carries:
- the bioU gene encoding (S)-8-amino-7-oxononanoate synthase BioU has product MSVEQMNDIIRVGVLGFGGLGQAASRVLAPKQEMRLVAAADKQGYIYQENGLDQEACIAAYYKQGSVGYVEPYGTLSQGSIEELIQNASVDGYFLALPNLPNTFMADVARMFIESGWRGVLVDALKRTSAVEQLLELKEQLQAAGITYMTGCGATPGLLTAAAAIAAQSYGEIHQVKITFGVGIANWEAYRATIREDIAHLPGFDVDKARAMTDEEIERFLDQTDGILTLENMEHADDIMLELAGICSRDRVTVGGVVDTRNPKKPLSTNVQITGRTFEGKISTHTFTLGDETSMAANVCGPGFGYLKAGVSLHRRGIYGLFTAAQIMPQFVR; this is encoded by the coding sequence ATGAGTGTAGAACAAATGAACGATATTATTCGAGTTGGGGTATTAGGATTTGGCGGATTAGGACAAGCGGCCTCAAGGGTTCTCGCGCCAAAACAGGAAATGAGGTTAGTGGCGGCGGCGGATAAACAGGGCTACATTTATCAGGAAAACGGATTAGATCAGGAAGCTTGTATTGCTGCGTATTATAAACAAGGCTCAGTCGGCTATGTAGAGCCTTATGGGACTCTTTCTCAGGGTAGTATTGAAGAATTAATCCAAAACGCTTCTGTAGATGGGTATTTCCTCGCTTTGCCCAATTTACCGAATACGTTTATGGCAGATGTCGCCCGGATGTTTATTGAGTCAGGATGGCGAGGGGTTTTAGTCGATGCTCTCAAACGAACCAGTGCGGTTGAACAATTATTAGAGTTAAAAGAGCAGTTACAAGCGGCGGGAATTACCTATATGACGGGATGTGGGGCAACTCCAGGACTCTTGACGGCGGCGGCGGCGATCGCGGCTCAAAGTTACGGGGAAATTCATCAGGTTAAGATTACCTTTGGGGTAGGAATTGCGAACTGGGAGGCTTACCGGGCAACCATACGGGAAGATATCGCCCATTTGCCGGGGTTTGATGTGGATAAAGCGAGGGCAATGACGGATGAAGAAATAGAGCGATTTTTAGATCAAACGGATGGGATTCTGACTCTAGAGAATATGGAACACGCGGACGATATCATGCTAGAGTTGGCCGGCATTTGTTCCCGCGATCGCGTTACTGTTGGGGGAGTGGTGGATACTCGTAACCCGAAAAAGCCTTTGAGTACAAATGTTCAGATAACAGGGAGAACCTTTGAGGGAAAAATTTCCACCCATACCTTTACCTTGGGGGATGAAACCAGTATGGCGGCGAATGTGTGTGGGCCTGGGTTTGGCTATCTTAAGGCAGGGGTGTCTTTACATCGTCGGGGCATTTATGGGTTATTTACGGCGGCCCAGATAATGCCTCAGTTTGTCCGGTAA
- a CDS encoding DUF2997 domain-containing protein produces the protein MSMETLEFIIYPDGRVQEKVTGIIGSSCQEVTAAIEAQLGQVVSQEKTSDYYSQTLNQSTKATNQATFSDW, from the coding sequence ATGAGCATGGAAACTTTAGAATTTATCATCTATCCCGATGGTCGAGTCCAAGAAAAAGTGACAGGCATCATAGGGTCATCTTGTCAAGAGGTGACAGCCGCAATTGAAGCTCAACTTGGGCAAGTGGTTTCTCAAGAGAAGACATCAGACTATTACTCTCAAACCCTGAACCAGTCAACGAAAGCAACTAATCAAGCGACTTTTAGCGACTGGTAA
- a CDS encoding DUF1257 domain-containing protein → MSHFSNIKTQIRNLPSLKSALSDLGIEWKEGPRAVRGYQGQTRNAEIVVEQNNNYDIGFSWNGNEYELIADLQYWQQPLTVEGFLRQVTQKYAYHTVVTETSKQGFQVAEQQKTEDGAIRLVVQRWSV, encoded by the coding sequence ATGTCTCACTTTAGCAATATCAAAACTCAAATCCGCAACCTCCCTTCCCTCAAATCCGCTCTTTCTGATTTAGGCATTGAGTGGAAAGAAGGCCCTCGTGCTGTTCGAGGATACCAAGGCCAAACCCGTAATGCTGAAATTGTTGTTGAACAAAACAATAACTATGACATCGGCTTTTCCTGGAATGGAAACGAATATGAGTTAATTGCTGATCTTCAATATTGGCAACAACCCCTAACAGTAGAAGGTTTCTTAAGACAAGTCACTCAAAAATACGCTTATCATACTGTTGTGACAGAAACCTCCAAGCAAGGGTTTCAAGTCGCCGAACAACAAAAGACCGAAGATGGTGCTATTCGCCTAGTTGTCCAACGTTGGAGTGTGTAA
- a CDS encoding ferredoxin: MDGVSPTPDRTGLEPELGGVFREQPERTGFEPELGGQLRQKGAYVDEVTCIGCKHCAHVAPNTFYIEPEYGRSRVFNQDGDSQESIQEAIETCPVDCIHWVNYSELKELEEARKYQVIKQLGFPQIHHDLVGDRKRKRKARPQNQPLREKSNQNNQ, from the coding sequence ATGGATGGTGTATCCCCTACCCCAGATCGTACAGGATTAGAACCTGAGTTAGGGGGGGTTTTTCGAGAACAACCAGAAAGAACAGGTTTTGAACCGGAGTTAGGAGGTCAACTTCGACAAAAAGGCGCTTATGTCGATGAAGTCACTTGTATTGGCTGTAAACATTGCGCCCACGTTGCTCCTAACACCTTCTATATTGAGCCTGAGTACGGACGTTCTCGCGTGTTTAACCAGGATGGAGATTCCCAAGAGTCAATTCAAGAGGCGATCGAAACTTGTCCGGTTGATTGCATTCATTGGGTGAACTATTCTGAGTTAAAAGAATTAGAAGAAGCGCGGAAATATCAAGTCATTAAACAGCTTGGATTTCCTCAAATTCATCACGATCTTGTCGGTGATCGAAAGCGGAAGCGAAAAGCCCGCCCACAAAATCAACCCTTAAGGGAAAAATCTAATCAAAACAATCAATAA
- a CDS encoding YiaA/YiaB family inner membrane protein has product MAKHRRTQDHSGAWVIQTWLSFIISVGGMTIGIIFLPVDAWVKGYMGMGLAFSIGSTISLTKTQRDLYEGEKLTARIEEAKVEKILSEHNTLS; this is encoded by the coding sequence ATGGCTAAACATCGTCGTACTCAAGATCATAGTGGTGCTTGGGTCATCCAAACTTGGCTATCTTTTATTATTTCTGTGGGGGGGATGACAATCGGAATTATTTTTTTACCTGTTGATGCTTGGGTTAAAGGGTATATGGGAATGGGATTAGCTTTTAGTATCGGTTCTACCATTAGCTTAACGAAAACACAACGCGATCTCTATGAAGGAGAAAAACTAACCGCTAGAATCGAAGAAGCTAAGGTAGAAAAAATTTTATCAGAACACAATACTTTATCTTAA
- a CDS encoding phenylacetate--CoA ligase family protein → MQPSQQQRFLQAIETFFTSNLHQGKQSTGENAKDLETEIINLFQEVATTVPAYQTFLKEQQIDPKTVKTLTDFQSLPLTTKDNYLKLHSLPNLCRYGRLETCDFVSVSSGTTGNPTFWPRFVSDEYQIARQFEQVFLDSFQADKKRTLAVVCFPLGTWVGGIYTANCCRHLATKGYPITTVTPGNNKPEIFKVVQDLGIYFEQVVLLGYPPFLKDVIDSGIAQGLDWSRYSIKLVMAGEVISEQWRTLVGERVKSTNFCYDSASLYGTADAGVLGNETPLSIGIRRFLAENPPIARHLFGQSRLPTLVQYDPSSRFFEVVDGTLLFSGNNGIPLIRYHINDQGGIISYEEMLTVLGGYGFDPIKTLNNGGESRGIHPLPFVYVFGRSHYTLSYYGANIYPENIAIGLEQPVIREWVTGKFVMDIGKDDNHNPFLLIIVELALNITESQDKQAEITNAIQSQLLRLNSEFANYVPSTSQRPTLILRPLGDPEYFPVGVKHRYTRQIS, encoded by the coding sequence ATGCAACCCTCTCAACAACAACGATTTTTACAAGCTATAGAAACCTTTTTTACCTCTAATCTCCATCAAGGCAAACAATCAACGGGAGAAAATGCTAAAGACTTAGAAACGGAGATAATTAACCTATTTCAGGAAGTCGCTACCACTGTACCCGCTTATCAAACTTTTCTCAAAGAACAGCAAATAGACCCCAAAACGGTTAAAACTTTAACAGATTTTCAATCTTTACCTTTAACCACTAAAGACAATTATCTAAAACTTCATTCTTTACCGAATTTGTGTCGTTATGGCCGTTTAGAGACTTGTGATTTTGTGTCTGTGTCTTCTGGGACAACCGGAAACCCTACTTTTTGGCCTAGATTTGTCAGCGATGAATATCAAATTGCCAGACAGTTTGAACAAGTTTTTTTAGACAGTTTTCAAGCAGATAAAAAGCGAACGTTAGCGGTTGTTTGTTTTCCTTTAGGAACTTGGGTAGGGGGAATCTATACGGCTAATTGTTGTCGTCATTTAGCGACTAAAGGCTATCCTATTACAACTGTTACTCCTGGCAATAATAAACCCGAAATTTTTAAAGTGGTTCAGGATTTAGGAATTTATTTTGAGCAAGTCGTGTTATTAGGATATCCTCCTTTTTTGAAAGATGTTATTGATAGTGGAATAGCTCAAGGATTAGATTGGTCACGTTATTCTATTAAGCTGGTAATGGCCGGAGAAGTGATTAGTGAACAATGGCGGACTTTAGTCGGAGAACGAGTTAAGTCAACTAATTTTTGTTATGATTCAGCCTCTCTTTATGGAACAGCAGACGCAGGAGTATTAGGAAATGAAACTCCTTTATCAATTGGTATTCGTCGCTTTTTAGCCGAAAATCCGCCTATTGCTCGTCATTTATTCGGTCAATCTCGCCTCCCGACTTTAGTTCAATATGACCCTAGCAGTCGTTTTTTTGAAGTCGTGGATGGAACGCTTTTATTCTCAGGAAATAATGGGATTCCTTTAATTCGATATCACATTAATGATCAGGGTGGGATTATTTCTTATGAAGAAATGTTGACAGTTTTAGGCGGCTATGGCTTTGATCCTATTAAGACGTTAAATAATGGGGGTGAAAGTCGAGGGATTCATCCTTTACCCTTTGTTTATGTTTTTGGGAGATCTCATTATACTCTGTCTTATTATGGAGCAAATATTTATCCCGAAAATATAGCGATCGGATTAGAACAACCGGTTATTCGGGAATGGGTAACGGGAAAATTTGTAATGGACATCGGAAAAGATGACAATCATAATCCTTTTTTACTTATTATCGTTGAGTTAGCTTTAAACATCACAGAAAGTCAAGATAAACAAGCAGAAATTACCAACGCCATCCAGTCTCAATTATTAAGACTCAATAGTGAATTTGCCAATTATGTCCCCTCTACCTCTCAACGTCCTACTCTCATCCTTCGTCCTCTAGGAGATCCGGAATATTTTCCCGTAGGAGTCAAACATCGTTACACCCGGCAAATATCCTAA
- the lysA gene encoding diaminopimelate decarboxylase, with translation MLTTDLKPQNSGHQYLPQQTAEQSSLSPNQQLLPLTAKVNSHDCLEIGGCDLSTLVNQFGSPLYILDEYTLRTACKQYREAFIKYYPGQSQVIYASKAWSCMAVCAVIASEGLGFDVVSGGELYTTLQTLEQMGLGDDIATKIYFHGNNKSVTELQFALSVGCTIMVDNWLELETLVKLGANLGEKSVRIMLRLTPGIECHTHEYIRTGHLDNKFGFDPHQLEAVLTYVSEHSIFNCIGIHAHIGSQIFETQPHHDLAGVLVGYLKSAIAKGLPIQELNVGGGLGIRYTEKDDPPAIEEWVKNVATAIVKACEAEQIPLPKLIAEPGRSLIGSACITAYTVGSRKEIPELRTYIAVDGGMSDNPRPITYQSLYRAIIANRMSTPQSETVTIAGKHCESGDILIKDALLPKAEPGDILVVMGTGAYNYSMASNYNRLPRPAAVLVHQGEANLILKRETYEDLLRQDRLPDRLVNLKED, from the coding sequence ATGTTAACGACAGATTTAAAGCCCCAAAATTCAGGACATCAATATTTACCTCAACAGACTGCCGAACAGTCCTCTCTCTCACCCAATCAACAACTTCTCCCCCTCACCGCCAAAGTTAACAGTCATGACTGTCTAGAAATTGGGGGATGCGATCTGAGTACCTTAGTGAATCAATTTGGTTCTCCTCTGTACATTTTAGATGAATATACCTTAAGAACAGCCTGTAAGCAATATCGAGAAGCCTTTATCAAATACTATCCCGGTCAATCTCAAGTTATTTACGCCTCAAAAGCTTGGAGTTGTATGGCGGTTTGTGCTGTAATCGCTTCAGAAGGATTAGGATTTGATGTAGTTTCTGGGGGTGAACTTTATACTACCCTACAAACTCTCGAACAGATGGGGTTAGGGGATGACATTGCCACAAAAATCTATTTTCACGGCAATAATAAATCCGTAACCGAACTGCAATTCGCCCTATCAGTCGGTTGTACCATTATGGTCGATAACTGGTTAGAACTAGAAACTTTAGTCAAATTAGGGGCAAATTTAGGGGAAAAATCCGTCAGGATCATGTTAAGGTTGACTCCCGGAATAGAATGTCATACCCATGAATATATTCGTACCGGACACCTCGATAATAAATTTGGCTTTGATCCCCATCAATTAGAGGCGGTTTTAACCTATGTGAGTGAACATTCCATTTTTAACTGTATCGGCATACACGCCCATATTGGCTCACAAATTTTTGAAACCCAACCTCATCATGATTTAGCCGGGGTATTAGTCGGATATCTAAAAAGCGCGATCGCCAAAGGATTACCGATCCAAGAACTGAATGTCGGAGGTGGGTTAGGGATTCGCTATACTGAAAAAGATGATCCCCCAGCGATCGAAGAGTGGGTTAAAAATGTAGCCACCGCAATAGTCAAAGCTTGTGAAGCTGAACAAATACCCTTACCTAAACTGATCGCCGAACCGGGGCGATCGCTGATCGGATCAGCCTGTATTACCGCCTACACCGTAGGAAGTCGCAAAGAAATCCCCGAACTTCGGACTTATATTGCTGTCGATGGGGGAATGTCGGATAATCCTCGTCCTATTACCTATCAATCATTGTATCGGGCGATTATTGCCAATCGGATGTCAACTCCTCAAAGCGAAACCGTGACCATTGCCGGGAAACATTGTGAGTCAGGAGATATCCTAATAAAAGATGCCCTATTACCCAAAGCTGAACCGGGAGATATTTTGGTCGTGATGGGGACAGGAGCTTACAACTATAGTATGGCTTCTAACTACAATCGCTTACCTCGTCCGGCTGCGGTCTTGGTTCATCAAGGAGAAGCTAATCTGATCTTAAAGCGAGAAACTTATGAAGACCTACTCCGACAAGACCGGTTACCGGACAGACTGGTAAACCTCAAGGAAGACTAA
- the cdaA gene encoding diadenylate cyclase CdaA — protein sequence MSGSPDPRIPSWLIQNSVDIGLVLILTYLMLLVIGERRTLWMVRGLIVLMLAAVVSHKLGLTLLSFVLEKLVLGSAVAMAVIFQAEFRRFLEQLGQGHLLQLFQRRSPTPKPDNVIDEIVDAVKELSQNRTGALMVLETATTVDTRVFVNSGVTINGELSKELIQTIFQPKTLLHDGAVFIRSSRIVSAGVILPLSERTASRQLGTRHRAAMGITERLENCICVVVSEETGSISLAERGLLNRPLTSSKLKELLEERFSPSVEREAVAPGLGRFSLLLEPVVEFTSSIFKKKK from the coding sequence ATGTCGGGTTCACCTGACCCTCGTATCCCATCTTGGCTGATTCAAAACAGCGTTGATATCGGATTAGTTCTCATTTTGACCTATTTAATGCTTCTCGTAATTGGAGAGCGTCGTACCCTATGGATGGTCAGAGGATTAATCGTGTTGATGCTGGCGGCTGTCGTCAGCCACAAATTGGGATTGACATTATTGAGTTTTGTGCTAGAAAAATTAGTGCTAGGGTCAGCAGTAGCGATGGCTGTCATTTTTCAGGCAGAATTCCGTCGCTTTTTAGAACAACTCGGACAAGGTCATCTACTCCAATTGTTTCAACGTCGTTCTCCTACCCCTAAACCCGACAATGTGATTGATGAAATTGTGGATGCTGTTAAAGAACTCTCTCAAAACCGTACTGGTGCTTTAATGGTTTTAGAAACAGCAACGACAGTAGATACAAGAGTATTTGTGAATTCTGGGGTCACAATCAATGGAGAACTTTCAAAAGAATTGATCCAAACCATTTTTCAGCCTAAGACCCTACTTCATGACGGAGCAGTCTTTATCCGAAGTTCTCGCATCGTCTCTGCGGGAGTCATTTTACCCTTATCGGAACGGACGGCATCCCGACAGTTAGGAACTCGTCACCGGGCGGCAATGGGGATTACAGAACGTCTAGAAAATTGTATTTGTGTCGTCGTCTCAGAAGAAACGGGTTCTATCTCTCTAGCAGAAAGAGGACTTCTCAATCGACCCCTAACAAGCAGTAAACTAAAAGAATTATTAGAGGAAAGATTCTCGCCTTCTGTAGAACGGGAAGCGGTTGCTCCTGGTTTAGGTCGCTTTAGCTTATTGTTAGAGCCTGTCGTCGAGTTTACCTCATCGATTTTTAAGAAGAAGAAATGA
- the uppS gene encoding polyprenyl diphosphate synthase, producing the protein MTVKPILLQELPSDLDKTRLPQHVAVIMDGNGRWAKRRGLPRILGHQRGVDTLKDLLRCCRDWGVPALTAYAFSTENWGRPLEEVEFLMTLFERVLRRELKEMMEENVRIRFLGNLEALPSSLQDEIARSMNETKENTGIQFSVATNYGGRQEIVQACRAIATQVQEGKLNPEDIDEELFGHHLYTHEIPYPDLLIRTSGEMRISNFLLWQLAYAEIYVTQTLWPDFDRKEFHQALLNFQQRERRFGKV; encoded by the coding sequence ATGACTGTTAAGCCTATTTTGTTACAAGAGTTACCCTCTGACCTAGATAAAACCCGTCTGCCTCAGCACGTGGCAGTCATTATGGATGGAAATGGTCGCTGGGCAAAACGGCGGGGTCTTCCTCGGATTTTAGGTCATCAACGAGGAGTAGACACCCTGAAAGATCTCTTACGGTGTTGTCGAGACTGGGGCGTTCCTGCCTTAACTGCCTATGCTTTTTCGACAGAAAACTGGGGCAGACCTTTAGAAGAAGTTGAATTTTTAATGACCTTGTTTGAGCGAGTCTTACGGCGAGAACTCAAGGAGATGATGGAAGAAAATGTCAGAATTCGGTTTTTAGGCAATTTGGAAGCGTTACCCTCTTCTCTACAAGATGAAATTGCCCGATCTATGAATGAAACTAAAGAGAATACGGGCATACAGTTTAGTGTAGCCACGAATTACGGCGGACGACAGGAAATAGTTCAAGCTTGCCGAGCGATCGCAACTCAAGTTCAAGAGGGAAAACTCAACCCAGAAGATATTGATGAGGAGTTATTTGGGCATCATCTTTATACCCATGAAATTCCCTATCCGGATTTATTAATTCGTACCAGTGGAGAAATGAGAATTAGTAATTTTTTGCTGTGGCAGTTAGCTTATGCTGAAATTTATGTGACTCAGACTTTATGGCCAGATTTCGATCGTAAAGAGTTTCATCAAGCGTTATTAAATTTTCAACAACGAGAAAGACGCTTTGGAAAAGTGTAA
- a CDS encoding DUF29 domain-containing protein encodes MTSNLISKNLYDRDFNLWVLETINQLKKGDFKTVDIDHLVEELEGLSRRDKRELKSRLRVLIAHLLKRRYVSNSDYYRGWDLTIREQRRELENLLQQSPSLKSYFLDIFSEVCQEALIECQDSYLYTQFPNECPFTADIDSILSEIFWEEEIPKNSQNQDLFEEIEIAEGVTTKLNANSAQTKALKRITSPINNDEWIVVDEVGQEIDMDTVKEKFKQRGYKSKISDPQTSTTGK; translated from the coding sequence ATGACATCAAATTTAATCTCTAAAAACTTATATGATCGAGATTTTAATTTATGGGTATTAGAGACAATTAATCAACTTAAAAAAGGAGATTTTAAAACCGTTGATATAGATCATTTGGTAGAGGAGTTAGAAGGGTTGTCAAGACGGGATAAACGTGAATTAAAAAGCCGTCTCAGGGTGTTAATTGCTCATTTACTTAAACGAAGATATGTATCAAATTCTGATTATTATCGAGGTTGGGATTTAACCATTAGGGAACAACGAAGAGAATTAGAGAATTTATTGCAACAATCTCCGAGTTTAAAAAGCTATTTTTTAGACATATTTTCCGAAGTTTGTCAAGAGGCTTTAATAGAATGTCAAGATAGTTATTTATATACTCAATTTCCTAACGAATGTCCGTTTACTGCTGATATAGATTCTATTTTATCAGAGATATTTTGGGAAGAAGAAATTCCAAAAAATTCCCAAAATCAAGATTTATTTGAGGAAATTGAAATAGCCGAAGGAGTAACAACTAAATTAAACGCTAACTCTGCCCAAACAAAAGCTTTAAAACGCATTACCTCACCTATAAATAACGATGAATGGATAGTAGTTGATGAGGTAGGACAAGAAATAGACATGGACACTGTAAAAGAAAAGTTTAAACAACGTGGCTACAAAAGTAAGATATCAGATCCACAAACATCCACAACTGGAAAGTGA
- a CDS encoding type II toxin-antitoxin system HicB family antitoxin — MNYTIEIDQEEDGRIIAEVIELPGVLVYGQTKEEALAKVQALALRVLADRLEHGETTPELLKLFHIAA, encoded by the coding sequence ATGAACTATACTATTGAAATAGATCAAGAAGAAGACGGTCGAATAATTGCAGAAGTTATAGAACTTCCAGGAGTTCTAGTCTATGGACAAACAAAAGAAGAAGCGCTTGCCAAAGTCCAAGCATTAGCTTTACGAGTTCTAGCAGACAGACTCGAACATGGAGAAACTACACCAGAACTCTTAAAATTATTTCATATTGCAGCATGA
- a CDS encoding type II toxin-antitoxin system HicA family toxin, translating into MSQWSATKSRRVLAALYRLGWTIKRQTGSHQILEHPDRGIFIFAFHDNDEIGPKMLAKIAKLTGLTPDDL; encoded by the coding sequence ATGAGTCAATGGTCAGCCACAAAATCTAGGCGTGTATTAGCTGCTTTATATCGTCTAGGTTGGACAATTAAACGTCAGACAGGTTCTCATCAAATATTAGAACATCCTGACAGAGGTATTTTTATCTTTGCTTTTCATGATAACGATGAAATTGGCCCGAAAATGTTAGCTAAAATTGCCAAGTTAACAGGTTTAACCCCTGACGATCTCTAA
- the leuC gene encoding 3-isopropylmalate dehydratase large subunit codes for MSKGTLFDKVWDLHTVRILPSGQTQLFIGLHLIHEVTSPQAFAMLRERNLKVLFPDRTVATVDHIVPTENQARPFIDDLAEEMMRAIETNAKDNNIRFYNIGSGNQGIVHVIAPEQGLTQPGMTIACGDSHTSTHGAFGAIAFGIGTSQVRDVLATQTLALSKLKVRKIEVNGKLSPGVYAKDVILHIIRKLGVKGGVGYAYEYAGTTFESMSMEERMTVCNMSIEGGARCGYINPDGVTFEYLKGRDFSPQGEDWDKAVDWWKSIRSDEDAQYDDVVVFEAADIEPTVTWGITPGQGIGVSEAVPTPESLAESDRYIAKEAYEYMKLIPGSPIKGTKIDVCFIGSCTNGRISDLREAAKFAQGRQVATGVKAFVVPGSERVKQQAEAEGLDKIFVEAGFEWREAGCSMCLAMNPDKLQGDQISASSSNRNFKGRQGSSTGRTLLMSPAMVVAAAVNGKVADVREFI; via the coding sequence ATGAGTAAAGGAACACTGTTTGATAAAGTTTGGGACTTGCACACCGTCCGCATACTCCCTTCAGGACAAACCCAATTATTTATAGGACTTCACCTCATTCATGAAGTTACCAGTCCTCAAGCTTTCGCTATGCTACGAGAAAGAAATCTTAAGGTACTGTTTCCCGATCGCACCGTCGCTACAGTGGATCATATCGTACCTACGGAAAATCAAGCCCGTCCTTTTATTGACGACCTCGCCGAAGAAATGATGCGGGCCATAGAAACCAACGCTAAGGACAATAATATTCGTTTTTATAATATCGGATCGGGGAATCAGGGAATTGTTCACGTGATCGCCCCCGAACAAGGGTTAACTCAACCAGGGATGACGATCGCTTGTGGAGACTCCCATACTTCTACTCATGGCGCATTTGGGGCGATCGCTTTTGGGATCGGAACGTCTCAAGTCCGAGATGTCCTTGCTACCCAAACCTTAGCCTTATCTAAGCTGAAAGTCCGTAAAATTGAAGTTAACGGCAAATTATCCCCCGGAGTCTATGCCAAAGATGTGATCCTCCATATCATCCGAAAACTAGGAGTTAAAGGCGGTGTGGGTTATGCTTATGAATACGCCGGCACAACCTTTGAGTCGATGTCGATGGAAGAAAGAATGACCGTGTGTAATATGTCTATTGAAGGGGGGGCTAGATGTGGCTATATTAACCCCGATGGAGTTACATTTGAGTATCTTAAAGGCAGAGATTTTTCTCCTCAAGGAGAAGACTGGGATAAAGCGGTTGACTGGTGGAAGAGTATCCGCAGTGATGAAGATGCCCAATATGATGATGTGGTTGTCTTTGAGGCGGCGGACATAGAGCCTACGGTAACATGGGGCATTACCCCCGGTCAAGGGATCGGGGTCAGTGAAGCCGTTCCTACCCCTGAAAGTTTAGCAGAAAGCGATCGCTATATCGCTAAGGAAGCTTACGAATACATGAAACTAATTCCCGGCTCTCCTATTAAAGGGACTAAAATTGATGTGTGTTTTATTGGCAGTTGTACCAATGGACGGATCAGCGATCTCCGAGAAGCCGCTAAATTTGCCCAAGGAAGACAGGTTGCCACAGGGGTTAAAGCGTTTGTCGTCCCCGGTTCGGAACGGGTGAAACAACAAGCAGAAGCAGAAGGACTCGATAAAATTTTTGTTGAGGCGGGGTTTGAATGGCGCGAGGCCGGATGTTCTATGTGTTTGGCGATGAACCCGGATAAGTTACAAGGGGATCAAATTAGCGCTTCTTCTTCTAACCGTAATTTTAAAGGCCGTCAAGGATCATCTACGGGTCGAACTTTATTGATGAGTCCGGCTATGGTGGTGGCGGCTGCGGTAAACGGGAAGGTTGCTGATGTGAGGGAGTTCATTTAA